A genomic window from Emys orbicularis isolate rEmyOrb1 chromosome 8, rEmyOrb1.hap1, whole genome shotgun sequence includes:
- the FAXDC2 gene encoding fatty acid hydroxylase domain-containing protein 2, giving the protein MKGDAAYSTGGSRQKQEGKLWDSMKTTGFILGTSLLLFAAFRNSVTWHLQKFWGASGDFWQAQWEKVLHLLGGNEWAIFFLGTALVPSLVYWGFNGLLMVADVTGKPTFITRYRIQLGKNDPVDPAKLRQAVHTVMLNQLFISLPMMMLMLPIMKWRGQPCSKELPTFHWFLLELSIFILVEEILFYYSHRLVHHPLLYKRIHKKHHEWTAPVGVVSLYAHPVEHVFSNMLPLLVGPIILGSHVASIMVWLCLAILATSISHCGYHLPFLPSPEFHDFHHLKFNQCYGVLGVLDRLHGTDTLFKQTKAYERHVILLSLTPLTETIPDSPKKAK; this is encoded by the exons aTGAAGGGAGACGCTGCATATTCCACTGGGGGCTCACGGCAGAAACAG GAGGGGAAGCTCTGGGACTCCATGAAGACAACTGGCTTCATACTGGGCACTAGCCTGCTGCTGTTTGCTGCCTTCAGGAACTCTGTCACCTG GCACTTGCAGAAGTTCTGGGGGGCTTCGGGCGATTTCTGGCAGGCCCAATGGGAGAAAGTGCTCCACCTGCTTGGAGGAAACGAATGGGCAATTTTCTTTCTAG GCACAGCCTTAGTTCCGAGCCTTGTTTACTGGGGCTTCAACGGACTCCTGATGGTGGCAGATGTGACCGGAAAGCCAACTTTCATCACCCGTTACCGCATTCAGTTGGGCAAAAACGACCCT GTGGACCCAGCGAAGCTGCGGCAGGCTGTTCACACAGTGATGCTTAATCAGCTTTTCATCTCTCTCCCAATGATGATGCTCATGCTCCCCATCATGAAGTGGCGGGGACAGCCCTGCAGCAAGGAACTACCCACCTTTCACTGGTTCCTCCTGGAGCTGTCCATCTTTATCCTGGTGGAGGAAATTCTCTTCTACTATTCACACCG GCTTGTTCATCATCCGCTTCTGTACAAGCGCATACACAAGAAGCACCATGAATGGACAGCCCCCGTTGGTGTGGTCTCCCTCTATGCTCATCCGGTCGAGCACGTG TTTTCCAACATGTTGCCTTTGCTGGTGGGTCCGATAATCCTGGGATCCCATGTTGCCTCCATCATGGTGTGGCTCTGCCTTGCTATTCTGGCTACATCCATCTCGCACTGCGGCTACCACCTGCCTTTCCTCCCCTCGCCGGAATTCCACGACTTCCACCACCTCAA GTTCAATCAGTGCTACGGAGTCCTGGGGGTGCTGGACCGCCTGCACGGAACAGACACGCTCTTCAAGCAAACCAAGGCCTACGAGAGGCACGTCatcctgctgagcctcacccctCTCACGGAGACCATTCCCGACTCGCCCAAGAAAGCCAAGTGA